The following DNA comes from Coffea eugenioides isolate CCC68of unplaced genomic scaffold, Ceug_1.0 ScVebR1_492;HRSCAF=1178, whole genome shotgun sequence.
ACGGTTTCTTACTATGTCGATAGTTAAGATACGATCATTAATTATTtctctaatcaagaaataaccataggtacgaccgtaagatttaatttttcaattccCTTAAAAACTAGAAATGCCCTATTCTAATCAATAAACATGTTACTAGGGTTTATATAGATTAGATCTTACGCCttcctgacacaaacccaatcatactagttaccactaatttaagacaattaaacaattacggatttaactatcTTAACTGGTAGAAAATGTTCTTAGCTAGGTTGAATTAGATATCAAACCCTTGATATTCAAACAGCAaaacaaatataagaaattaaattagaaaATATACGAATATTAAAATCAATTCGATTTCACAGTTGTAATTGAACCAATTCATCAGTTATGCCCTGAGTAGAAGAAGAAGTAAATTAGTTGCTCCTCATTGAGAACAATTCACGCAAACCCACTGATGAAAATTACACAAAGTCGTTCTTCAATAatcgaggaaaagaaaagagttcGCTGTTCATTTGTTCGTAGAGAGATAgacgtaatttttttttggttacctACCACTACTCGGAAAGAGTTCGCTGTTCATTCTTCTAGGAAAAAGGTACATTTTGTTGTTCAGCATGATGTGTTCCTTGTCTCTCAATCTATTATATTTCTGCCTTAGCTGCTCATCACGATGTGCTCTATCCATATTTTCTGATAACTTACATTTTGTTGCTCGGGAATAAATTTTaacttaaccaaaaaaaaaactgcctTTGATGCAGGGTTCAAGCAATTAATAGCTTTGATTTACCCGTAATTAAAGATGTCGGATTGGAAAGAGTGACCTTTATGAgccaaaaataaacaaagagaAGGTGAAAATGAATCTAATAAACTTTtgaaccattttttttaaaaaaaaatctttaaaaacATAGAGATAACTTTAATATTTCCATAGTAACACACTTTTATATCATATATTCCCTTTAAAACCTATTTAGTTCACATAAGTCTTTtcaaccttttcttttttttttttttgcccctcTACTTCCAATAATAAtactctattttttttaaattactcTTATACCTGAATAAATAACTATGGATCTTCTAAAGTAAGGATAAAGTTTTTACGCAAAGATACATAACATTTGTGAAGGTGTCGTAACCAATTATGTGCATATGCAAGGATAAATTAATAGATTGAGTTTCACAGATCGACAAGCCAGAAGACCATTATTACTTTGACACAACAAAAAAGTTTAGgatatcaaggataaagttcCATAAACAATTAATTAGAAGATGTTAAAGCCATATTACTTGCCAATAGATTTTAAAGTTCCATAAACCAAATCAAATAACTGAAGGAGAGAAGATGTTCAAGCCACAAAAGAACATATTTTGTTGTATTAATATCAAATAATGTGTTGATCGCAAGGCCAATCCAGCCACAGGCACAAGCAAGATTTACACTTTGACAGTACCATTATAAAAAGCTAGACTGCTTCACTTTCTTAAGTGAGCCCTTATTTTCTACAAGATTTGTGCAACTATTTTGCACGTATTTTAAATACTGTATGGAACTTCATGCATTTTCTCCTACAAACAGGCTTTGGGCACAGCTAGACCGGATGAAGATCCGCCCGCATTGACACATGAAGCCGTAGCTGGTCGATCTTTGTAGGAAAGATTGACATCCTCCAGAATTATACGGCTGCATGGATACTTTTTACTGCAGTCAAAATTTACAGCAACTTCAGTTGCTGATGTTCCATGTACATCTTGGTATGTCACATCACTAATCCTCACACCTGAGGCCTGCCAAAAAATTAATGTACACATTTATCAGCTCCCATTTTCTGATCTTTTTTTATAGATAAATGTTTTTGCAaaacataaataataataataataataacccTTTTGATCATACCTGACCAGGACATTTGGCCTTATTTGGGCAGTAATTTTGGTCGATAATGATGGGGTTTTGGACATTAACCATTACTGCATGCTGAAACAGAACTCCAGTAACAAATCCATTGCTAGGCATTGCCCATGTTTTTATCCTCAGACCATTTTGTGTGCCCGAAAGTGTAACAGTTTTAACTGTCACATTTTTAACTCCTGGTTCTTGCAAATTGCTTCCCAAACTGCCAATACTGAAACAAGCACAAAATCGATGTATTGAGTAAATAAATCAGAATTACAGCAACTGCAAAGAACTTTAATGGACTCTTAATAAGTTTCCGATTTTGATACCTTATTCCATGGCCAGGACCACAGTTGATATTCTCAATCCATATGTTGGAACTTCCAGGGCCTAATGAGATGCAATCATCACCAGTGCCAATGTGAGAGTTAGTAATTGCAACACCAGAAGATGATTGGACATGAATTCCATCAGTGTTTGGGCTGTTTTCTGGAGCTGAAATCTTTACTCCTTCTAGCCTAGTGTTTTGGCAGCCGTCGAGGATGATATGGAAAATTTGACTGTTTAACGAACTTAATCCACTGACCAAGACTTTGTTTGAATTGTAGAATCCCAGTGACTGTGGCAGCATAAAAAGCAAGAAACAAATTAAGGGAAATGATTAGTCATTCGTCCTAATTCAGAAGCACATTGTGGTTTTTCTATTTGGTATTTGGTAAAAAGGGATGAAAATGAAGACACATTTGATTAAGGAATCATGTAAAACTCCAAATGCCACTTTTCTCTTTCGTGGATCTAATATAAAAAACAATACTAAACTAGTTTTCTGTGGGATTATTTTGCTTGACAAATACTACAACAGAATTAAAGTAATATGCTCAGTCTTGGTTGTAGGTCAGGCGCTCAAACTCTTGCACCTGTAGTTGAATCTTGAGGCTGCTTTTAGTATTGTACCCTTTAAAGTAGTTTGAAAGTTGTCGATTCTtgtaagaagaaaaaaaaacacaaagcaGTGGAGGCTATACAACATACCGTTGCTCCTGTAGGGCAATTCTTGCCGGAGTTTTTGCAAGCCCATAGACCAGTCCCTTGGCCATCAAGAGTTCCACCGTAAATCGAAAGTCCATTAGTTCTTTCAAACGTGAGCCAGTTACCAGTATGTCCAAGGACATTATAATCAGATGGAGCAACAAGGGTTCCATCAATGCGAATGGTTATAGCATTATTCTTGCAATTTTGGCCCGAAAATGATGCTCCACCAACCAAATATCTTCCTCCTGGAACATAAATTGTTGCAGGCTCAACTGAGGCACAAGCTGCAGCCCATGCACTCAGAAAAGATTTCGTGGAATCACTTCTTCCGTCAGATTTCGCCCCGTAACTCTGCACATTGTACGTTACACTCTCAGCTGAtggcaagaggaagaaaatgaagagaaatgggaCAGCAAGAAATCTCATTTTGCTGTTCATTTTCTTATCAGAGGTGGCTACTAGAATCTGTAAAGGCTAAGATTTTGCTGTAATAATCCGAGGGATGAGAAACTTGGAAAGCAATGGGTGGTATTTATAGGCTTGGCTTGCATTTAGGGATCGAGCAAATCTCTCCATTCTGCATAGATATATATTTGtttacttcaatttcttgtgttAGGCAATGCCAGAAATGGCAGTTCAACTTTAACTAACAAAAACTGTAGGAGCAAACGTGAAGGACAAGAAGAAGACGGAAGAGAATTATCGGCTGAAGTTCTTATTATACATACATGGAAAGATGGAAGGACTAGTTCTGATtacaaaaatggaagaaatatTCTGTGATCACACGGTTCGCTTTCCATTAATTGGCTAGCTAAAATTTCGTAATTTTGGAAGCAAAATTCCTGTAAATTTCCATTAATTGCTCTTCTGTAGCATTCCAATTCGTAATTTCTTGAGGATAGAGTAGCATGGATCAATGTAGGCTATATCCTCCTGAGGAAGAAGGCTTTATTtgtctttcttccttttttagAAACAAAGGTAATGAAAAGCTAAACTACTTGCTCGTCAAAAGTTTTTTTATGaattggtaattttttttttttggattaatctttcctgtACTGGCAGTGTATATATTGTCAGCATTTGATGAAtaacaactatgcaaaatttgaagttgaaattcaacttttgcacacatgtcataAATCCAgtggtgatagtgtatacactgtcagtgtatataagatttactctttttttttatggccGTAATGTTTATCAATTGAATCCAAACGCATTCCAAATTCacgcaaaaatatttttattataacTTGAACTTACTAGTAATTAGTTggattattttcatttatacACGGTATTTAGTCACTAGTaatgatttcaaatccaaaaaACCCTTCTTGTTTGACCAGCCAGAagctatataaaaaaaattttgtttttgagcaagaaatttgaAGGAGCTTTTCTTAAAACCCAAGTCATTTTCCATATATGATTTGTCACTTTGCAGGTTCATGCATGAAAGCCTACTACTGATTGTTGTTCTTATCCCTTTTGCAATATGTAACCATTGGTCAGTTATATATCCAGCGGGTGAATCGAACCGCAGAATGTTTTAAGTCAAAATATGTGCTCTTAACTGAAATCACTAAAAACTGTACCTGAAAGCAACAGTAAGTTTGACGACTATGTTATATCTGAATAGTGCGTGCATTTGGAATTTCCAAAAGAGGATCTCTAAAACCTTTTTGCATTGGCAGTTGCACAAGATCATATGGTACAAACACTAAAGTTCtttgaaatgattttttttttaggcaaAATTATATTGATGAACAACAttaattgatgattatttggaAATGCATTAATCTCATTTAGACAACTGGCATTTGAATATAGGGGCTGCTAGACCTCGCCGTACGAGGTGTCTAAGGGTCAAATTATATCGCATGCTATCAAAAACTGCAAGAAACATTGGTGCCCTTAAAACAACCAACGTGCATTCATGAATATTACCCGCACGTCTCTTTCCGCTAATTCAAAACTGCTCCTGTGCCTATCATATATGAGCATATATACATGGACCAATCTGCAATGACCTCTTCTTTTACGATAGGATAATACTAG
Coding sequences within:
- the LOC113758346 gene encoding polygalacturonase-like, which translates into the protein MRFLAVPFLFIFFLLPSAESVTYNVQSYGAKSDGRSDSTKSFLSAWAAACASVEPATIYVPGGRYLVGGASFSGQNCKNNAITIRIDGTLVAPSDYNVLGHTGNWLTFERTNGLSIYGGTLDGQGTGLWACKNSGKNCPTGATSLGFYNSNKVLVSGLSSLNSQIFHIILDGCQNTRLEGVKISAPENSPNTDGIHVQSSSGVAITNSHIGTGDDCISLGPGSSNIWIENINCGPGHGISIGSLGSNLQEPGVKNVTVKTVTLSGTQNGLRIKTWAMPSNGFVTGVLFQHAVMVNVQNPIIIDQNYCPNKAKCPGQASGVRISDVTYQDVHGTSATEVAVNFDCSKKYPCSRIILEDVNLSYKDRPATASCVNAGGSSSGLAVPKACL